The Nitrospira sp. genome contains a region encoding:
- a CDS encoding HNH nuclease family protein — protein MGRKHSPHHEDTYRARALKLFPWICAHCGREFDGKKLSQLTVHHKDHNHDNNPLDGSNWELLCLYCHDNEHQRYLVADTPGETPPSREQERPSTFTPFAHLANLLKRKDVA, from the coding sequence ATGGGACGGAAGCACTCACCGCATCACGAAGACACGTATCGGGCCCGAGCGCTCAAACTCTTTCCATGGATTTGCGCGCACTGCGGACGAGAATTTGACGGCAAAAAGCTGAGCCAGCTCACCGTCCATCACAAGGATCACAATCACGACAACAATCCGCTCGACGGCAGCAACTGGGAGCTGCTGTGTCTCTACTGTCATGACAACGAGCACCAGCGATATTTGGTCGCTGACACACCTGGTGAGACACCGCCGAGCCGTGAGCAGGAACGGCCTTCGACCTTCACACCCTTCGCCCATCTCGCAAACTTGCTGAAGCGCAAGGACGTCGCCTGA
- a CDS encoding class I SAM-dependent methyltransferase translates to MEYEPDTNEKFKIVMNTYRVFGFYETVKEVILYLLSQKPADDFDRKYGVATSGVTESSEAGITDETARSLAVGYVPTREVVIRHILENTTKGLDLQQYSFVDLGCGKGRALIVAAQLPFKEVIGVELSPLHCEVATANVEGYLSNGRHPVQCRNVRVDCINAADFKFPDTDLLIYMYRPFLGPVFKEVAENMRRFQAVTGHRVLIAYSCPVEELMLQEYAGFVKRTEYQVISMDYSWSLWECQAEETPVLSLSEAH, encoded by the coding sequence ATGGAGTACGAGCCCGATACCAACGAGAAATTCAAGATTGTGATGAACACCTACCGGGTATTTGGATTCTATGAAACAGTCAAGGAAGTCATTCTATACCTTCTGAGCCAAAAGCCAGCCGATGATTTTGACCGGAAGTATGGAGTTGCGACCTCGGGGGTTACTGAGTCCTCCGAGGCCGGTATCACCGATGAAACGGCGAGGAGCTTGGCGGTCGGGTATGTGCCGACGAGAGAGGTCGTGATCCGGCATATTCTGGAAAACACGACGAAGGGACTCGATCTCCAGCAGTATTCCTTCGTGGATCTGGGATGCGGGAAAGGCCGCGCGTTGATCGTCGCCGCTCAATTGCCGTTTAAGGAGGTGATCGGCGTCGAGCTGTCTCCATTGCACTGCGAAGTGGCGACGGCCAATGTCGAGGGCTATCTGTCGAACGGGCGACATCCTGTGCAGTGCAGGAATGTCAGGGTGGACTGCATCAATGCGGCGGACTTTAAGTTTCCCGACACCGATCTGCTCATTTACATGTACCGGCCCTTCCTCGGACCCGTGTTCAAAGAGGTCGCCGAGAACATGCGCCGGTTCCAAGCCGTGACGGGGCACCGTGTTCTGATCGCTTACTCCTGTCCGGTCGAAGAACTGATGCTCCAGGAATACGCCGGCTTCGTAAAACGAACCGAGTACCAAGTGATCTCAATGGACTACTCATGGAGTCTGTGGGAGTGCCAAGCCGAAGAGACGCCGGTGCTTTCATTGAGTGAGGCGCATTGA
- a CDS encoding amino acid adenylation domain-containing protein, giving the protein MQSSIDVQGFRLSPQQKRLWALQQKFGTSCAQGILVIRGLLDVAHLEWAVNATVARHEAFRTMFCKEPGVKVPLQVIVEDSKPVWETIELQAEDAATQAAKRKELLEDHRRQTIDWERGPLLRCTLCRLSDREHWFLMSLPAICADVRTLHNLADGITAGYREFPRQEADQELVQYAQFAEWQNELLEDEDAVKGRQFWRDMFADSAPIILPFEHAGEGTAGWLTETLVWELDQEVVSSLLVLSERRETPLAALILAAWQTVLSRVGGRREYLMAMLGDGRKYDELESGMGLFAKWVPLRCRIDPDKSFQDLAAAVASDQHHAREWQEYFVWGSGTETADPSTTELVGFEFETTKPPADVADTVFSFEPESVRLEPLKLSLTCMKRSRSIQLRLQADAGLIHAAILPILSEALTALLTRAAAQPETNVGLLPLLSDSQRHRVLQAGRGAKHPVSADRPLQNLFERQAEARPDAVAVVYGDCRMTYAELNARANQIAHGLNRMGVGRGALVGLCVERSIEMVAGLLGVLKAGAAYVPLDPENSPARLTFEVSQAGIAVVLTQEQWRSRLPDSVALLRCLDFHDWTFTEEPSTNPDRPVYPMELAYVIYTSGSTGVPKGVAVTHLGVLNYTDFICRAVRAEADLHFATVSTLGADLGNTVIFASLASGGCLHVIGYDTATDGRKFGDYCAKHPIDVLKIVPAHFQTLLATSEGAKVLPRRLLVLGGDVLSHALAHQVTTAGRCRVLNHYGPTEATIGCLTFPFEPRHETANLSATVPIGRPIDNAEAYILDERLDPMPIGVPGELYLGGAGLARGYLGRPDLTAQRFVPHPLASEPGSRLYKSGDLARVLPDGTVEFLGRTDFQIKLRGYRIELGEIEARLTEHSGIQQAVVTARGNQTGEKYLAAYIVPRDSSGEPAGWREFLKERLPDYMIPTALVCLPALPLNQNGKVDRALLPDPEAYLASNRRYVAPRNPTEEMLAGIWETILKRDRIGIHDNFFDLGGHSLLATQVMARVRTIFHVELPLRTLFEATSVSQLAEAVESARLQAGGTEVPPVSRVERDGPVPLSFAQQRLWVLTQLEPDGASYNLPIALRLSGTLDAAALERSVNELVGRHEVLRTTVSLSDGQPVQTVTLASSMSVPLLALDHLSGSEQEAAVLRLATAEAQRPFELAYGPMLRVTLLKLDAEEHVLLLTMHHIVSDAWSSHILVREMTELYIAQVQGRPASLPELPAQYADFAIWQRQWLSGARLDRQVEYWKERLASALEPLNLPMDRARPPVQTSRGASLTLSLSPELSAAMTELSRHEGVTLFMTLLTGFYALLFRYTGRRDLIVGSPIANRTRSEIEGLIGFFVNTLALRADLSGTQTVRELLALVRQVCLGAYTHQDVPFEKLVEVLQPVRDVSYSPIFQVMFELQNAPVSELDIPGLHIDTVDVESLTAKFDLTLTLCETDSGLTASMEYNTDLFSADSVMRMLQHYELILRDMAAKPDATIEELRLLTGEEEHRLLTDWNVGPCLSVPDRSFVQLFEAQVSATPDSVAAVWLDRRVTYDELNRRANRVAHALLLEGVGPETAVALLGDRDLDFLTMLLGVLKAGGIYVPLDAGHPDLRLVHMLGESRARVLLATETYRQRVNPLVEELAKNSRPILLTMEEIQSSVKQDCNPGIPWHAAQTVYVIYTSGSTGMPKGAMVEHRGMLNHLWGKVTTLRLTAADVIAQTASQCFDISVWQFLAPLLCGGRVCIVPDEIAHDPARLLRHAEAAGVTILETVPALLHGMLDMEADADNREPELKRLRMVLPTGEALSGQLCCRWLARYPSIPLVNAYGPAECADDVALHQIFESPNGEAAFMPVGRPVPNLELYVLSSSLKPLPVGVAGELCVAGAGVGRGYLLNPAKTAEVFVPHPFAKEPGARLYRTGDMAHHLPNGVIQFIGRMDHQVKVRGFRIELGEIESQLLAHPDVHEAAVVTSEDARGDKRLVAYAAGRASSEALREFLRGRLPEYMVPSVIVVLESLPRNANGKLDRRALPVPAGRDPQQAFVAPRTDMEARFAREWAEVLGLPHVGIHDNFFDLGGHSLTAVQLVSRIQRMIGNPIALLDLFQAPTVAGLAQRISGQAEAASSPFVVFQAGRGGAPLFCFDPTGTHVSAYQPLAYALGEDRPVYGLALSWIFSEPWNALSMDLIAARYTAIIRERQPDGPYHLLGWSNGGAVALAVGRLLEQQGQSLAFLGILDTQPQAASESTASVSEELDHYIQGDRREAFLVLPEAERQALKDELARLSEEERVEHAIRWAQDRKLLSREESDASIDALKVGYALDRETVRILNAVVQDPLRAPIHAWWTSATLSKFGAAPVDWSRCTNGLVEIGTVLGEHTDAVRSVQVHQQIGEILSRFDGVPQRR; this is encoded by the coding sequence ATGCAATCAAGTATAGATGTGCAAGGATTCCGTCTTTCTCCCCAACAAAAACGCCTGTGGGCGCTTCAACAGAAATTCGGAACCTCCTGTGCGCAGGGGATCCTGGTGATTCGGGGCCTGCTGGACGTCGCCCACCTCGAATGGGCTGTGAACGCTACGGTGGCCAGGCACGAAGCGTTTCGGACCATGTTTTGTAAAGAACCAGGCGTAAAAGTACCGCTGCAAGTGATCGTTGAGGACAGCAAACCCGTCTGGGAAACCATCGAGCTGCAGGCTGAGGACGCGGCGACGCAGGCGGCGAAGCGGAAGGAGTTGCTGGAGGACCATCGCCGTCAGACGATCGATTGGGAGCGAGGACCGTTGCTCCGCTGCACCTTGTGCCGGCTGTCGGACCGCGAGCATTGGTTCCTCATGAGTCTGCCGGCCATATGTGCCGATGTCCGTACGCTACACAATCTGGCCGACGGGATCACCGCCGGGTACCGTGAATTTCCACGACAGGAAGCGGATCAGGAATTGGTCCAGTACGCGCAGTTTGCAGAATGGCAGAATGAGTTGCTCGAAGACGAAGATGCGGTCAAAGGCCGGCAGTTCTGGCGAGACATGTTCGCCGACTCGGCTCCGATCATTCTGCCGTTCGAGCATGCGGGAGAAGGAACCGCCGGATGGCTGACTGAGACTCTTGTTTGGGAGCTGGATCAAGAAGTCGTTTCATCGTTGCTGGTTTTGTCTGAACGGCGCGAGACGCCGCTCGCCGCGCTGATATTGGCGGCGTGGCAGACGGTGCTCAGCCGGGTCGGCGGCCGACGGGAATACCTCATGGCCATGCTCGGCGACGGCAGAAAATACGATGAGCTGGAGTCCGGGATGGGACTCTTCGCCAAATGGGTGCCGCTGCGGTGCCGGATCGATCCGGACAAATCGTTTCAGGACCTGGCGGCTGCAGTCGCGTCCGACCAGCACCACGCGCGGGAGTGGCAGGAGTACTTCGTGTGGGGCAGTGGGACGGAAACGGCCGACCCTTCAACGACGGAGTTGGTGGGATTTGAGTTCGAAACGACGAAGCCGCCCGCGGATGTCGCGGATACTGTCTTCTCATTTGAGCCGGAGTCCGTCCGCCTCGAGCCGCTCAAGTTGAGCTTGACCTGTATGAAGCGGAGCCGGTCGATCCAGTTACGTCTGCAGGCAGATGCGGGACTGATTCATGCGGCGATACTTCCGATCCTAAGCGAGGCCTTGACCGCGTTGCTCACCCGCGCTGCGGCGCAGCCGGAAACCAATGTCGGGCTGTTGCCTTTGCTGAGCGATTCCCAACGACACAGAGTGCTGCAAGCAGGCCGTGGTGCCAAGCATCCTGTCTCGGCCGATCGACCCCTTCAGAACCTCTTCGAACGTCAAGCAGAAGCGCGGCCCGATGCGGTTGCCGTCGTGTACGGCGACTGCCGCATGACTTACGCCGAATTGAACGCCAGGGCCAACCAGATTGCGCACGGTCTGAACCGGATGGGAGTCGGACGAGGCGCGCTGGTGGGATTGTGTGTCGAGCGCTCGATCGAAATGGTGGCGGGGTTGTTGGGCGTGCTCAAAGCGGGCGCCGCCTATGTGCCGCTCGATCCGGAGAATTCCCCGGCGCGCCTGACGTTCGAGGTCTCGCAAGCGGGAATCGCAGTGGTCCTGACGCAGGAACAATGGCGGTCGCGGTTGCCTGATTCCGTGGCGCTGCTGCGCTGTCTGGATTTCCATGACTGGACCTTCACGGAGGAGCCGTCAACCAATCCGGATCGGCCGGTTTACCCGATGGAATTGGCCTATGTGATCTATACCTCGGGATCGACCGGCGTCCCGAAAGGGGTGGCCGTCACCCATCTTGGAGTCTTGAACTACACGGATTTCATTTGCCGCGCGGTACGGGCAGAGGCGGATCTGCACTTTGCGACGGTCTCGACACTTGGCGCCGATCTCGGCAACACCGTGATCTTTGCGTCGCTCGCGTCCGGCGGTTGCCTGCATGTGATCGGATACGACACGGCCACGGACGGGCGGAAGTTCGGGGACTATTGCGCGAAGCATCCGATCGACGTGTTGAAAATTGTGCCGGCTCATTTCCAGACGCTGCTCGCCACGTCGGAAGGCGCCAAGGTCTTGCCTCGGCGGCTGCTTGTGCTGGGCGGGGATGTCTTGTCGCACGCGCTTGCCCACCAAGTGACGACTGCCGGCCGCTGCCGCGTGCTGAACCATTACGGACCGACGGAAGCGACGATCGGCTGCCTGACCTTTCCGTTCGAACCACGTCATGAAACGGCAAACCTCTCCGCAACCGTCCCGATCGGCCGTCCGATCGACAACGCGGAAGCCTATATTCTGGACGAGCGGCTCGATCCGATGCCGATCGGTGTACCGGGAGAACTCTACCTCGGCGGGGCGGGGCTGGCGCGCGGGTACCTTGGACGACCTGATCTCACGGCTCAACGATTCGTCCCTCACCCTCTGGCGTCGGAACCGGGAAGCCGTCTCTACAAGTCCGGTGATCTGGCACGAGTTCTACCGGACGGTACGGTTGAGTTTCTCGGGCGAACCGATTTTCAAATCAAGCTCCGCGGGTACCGCATCGAATTGGGCGAGATCGAGGCGCGTCTCACCGAACACTCCGGGATTCAACAAGCGGTCGTGACGGCCCGCGGGAACCAAACCGGCGAGAAGTACTTGGCCGCCTATATTGTGCCCCGTGATTCCTCCGGCGAGCCGGCAGGATGGCGTGAGTTTTTGAAGGAGCGGCTGCCGGACTATATGATTCCCACCGCGCTGGTCTGTCTGCCGGCGCTGCCGTTGAATCAGAACGGAAAAGTCGATCGGGCGCTCCTACCGGATCCTGAGGCGTATCTGGCGTCGAACCGCCGCTACGTAGCGCCGCGCAATCCGACGGAAGAAATGTTGGCGGGCATCTGGGAGACCATTCTGAAGCGGGACCGGATCGGGATTCATGACAACTTCTTCGATCTCGGCGGACATTCGTTGCTGGCGACGCAAGTGATGGCGCGGGTGCGCACGATCTTTCATGTGGAACTGCCGCTACGGACACTCTTCGAGGCGACGTCGGTGTCCCAATTGGCTGAAGCCGTGGAGTCGGCCCGCCTTCAGGCAGGAGGCACGGAAGTGCCGCCCGTTTCCAGAGTGGAGCGTGACGGACCGGTTCCGTTGTCCTTCGCCCAACAGCGTCTCTGGGTGTTGACACAACTGGAGCCGGATGGGGCCTCCTACAACTTGCCGATCGCGCTGCGGCTGTCAGGGACGTTGGATGCGGCGGCTCTGGAACGGAGTGTCAATGAACTGGTCGGTCGGCACGAAGTGCTGCGGACCACGGTCTCGCTGTCGGACGGCCAACCGGTACAAACCGTGACGCTCGCATCGTCGATGTCAGTGCCTCTTCTCGCGCTCGATCATTTGTCTGGATCCGAGCAGGAGGCGGCCGTATTGCGACTCGCAACGGCCGAAGCCCAGCGTCCATTCGAGCTGGCCTATGGCCCCATGCTTCGTGTCACGCTACTGAAACTCGACGCGGAGGAACACGTGCTGCTCTTGACGATGCACCACATCGTGTCCGACGCGTGGTCCTCGCACATTCTGGTGCGGGAAATGACCGAGCTGTATATCGCTCAGGTTCAAGGCAGACCGGCGTCTCTGCCCGAACTGCCGGCTCAATACGCGGATTTTGCGATCTGGCAGCGACAATGGTTGTCCGGCGCGCGATTGGATCGCCAAGTCGAGTACTGGAAAGAACGGCTGGCAAGTGCGCTCGAGCCGCTGAATCTGCCGATGGATCGTGCGCGACCACCGGTTCAGACTTCCCGCGGCGCATCGCTGACTCTCTCGTTGTCTCCTGAATTGTCCGCAGCCATGACCGAGCTCAGCCGGCATGAAGGTGTCACGCTGTTCATGACCCTGCTGACAGGATTCTATGCGTTGTTGTTCAGGTATACGGGTCGGCGGGACCTCATTGTCGGGTCTCCGATCGCCAACCGCACCCGTAGCGAGATCGAAGGGCTCATCGGTTTCTTCGTGAACACGCTGGCGTTGCGGGCTGACCTGTCGGGAACGCAGACGGTCCGCGAGCTCCTCGCGCTGGTTCGGCAGGTATGTCTCGGTGCCTATACACATCAGGACGTGCCGTTCGAAAAACTGGTCGAGGTGCTGCAGCCGGTGCGCGACGTCAGTTACTCGCCGATCTTCCAGGTCATGTTCGAGCTGCAAAACGCCCCCGTATCGGAACTGGACATACCAGGACTTCACATCGATACCGTGGATGTGGAATCGCTGACGGCCAAGTTCGATCTGACCCTGACACTGTGCGAAACCGACAGTGGGCTGACCGCATCGATGGAGTACAACACCGACCTGTTTTCCGCCGACAGCGTCATGCGCATGCTCCAACACTATGAACTGATCCTGCGAGACATGGCCGCGAAACCCGACGCGACAATCGAGGAGTTGCGCCTATTGACCGGTGAGGAAGAGCACCGCTTGTTGACGGACTGGAACGTGGGACCCTGCCTTTCGGTACCGGATCGGTCGTTTGTTCAGTTATTCGAAGCACAAGTGTCGGCGACACCGGACAGCGTGGCGGCCGTCTGGTTGGATCGCCGTGTGACGTATGATGAATTGAATCGCCGGGCCAACCGAGTCGCCCACGCGTTGCTGCTCGAAGGAGTGGGGCCCGAAACGGCCGTGGCGCTCTTGGGCGACCGAGATTTGGATTTTCTCACGATGTTGTTGGGAGTTCTCAAGGCGGGGGGCATTTATGTACCGCTCGACGCAGGGCACCCGGATCTTCGGCTGGTGCATATGCTCGGCGAAAGCCGCGCCCGTGTGCTGTTGGCCACGGAGACCTATCGGCAGCGTGTGAACCCGCTGGTGGAAGAGCTTGCAAAGAACTCAAGGCCGATTCTGCTGACGATGGAGGAGATTCAGTCGTCGGTGAAGCAGGATTGCAATCCCGGTATCCCGTGGCATGCCGCGCAAACCGTCTATGTGATCTATACCTCCGGCTCCACGGGAATGCCCAAGGGCGCGATGGTCGAGCATCGCGGAATGCTCAATCATTTGTGGGGTAAGGTGACGACGCTTCGGTTGACGGCCGCCGACGTGATCGCTCAGACGGCCTCCCAGTGTTTCGACATTTCCGTATGGCAATTTCTCGCGCCGCTCTTGTGCGGGGGACGCGTGTGCATCGTTCCCGACGAGATCGCTCATGACCCGGCGCGGCTCCTGCGCCACGCGGAAGCGGCGGGCGTCACGATCCTCGAAACTGTGCCTGCGCTGCTGCACGGCATGCTCGACATGGAAGCCGATGCGGACAATCGCGAGCCTGAACTCAAACGACTGCGGATGGTGCTGCCGACGGGAGAGGCGCTGTCTGGGCAACTGTGTTGCCGCTGGCTCGCGCGCTATCCGTCGATTCCGCTGGTCAATGCCTATGGCCCGGCGGAATGTGCGGACGATGTGGCTCTGCATCAGATCTTCGAAAGTCCAAACGGGGAGGCCGCCTTTATGCCGGTCGGCAGACCCGTGCCCAACCTCGAGCTCTATGTGCTGTCATCGTCTCTCAAGCCGCTGCCGGTTGGTGTCGCGGGAGAATTATGTGTGGCGGGAGCAGGTGTCGGCAGGGGCTACCTGTTGAATCCGGCCAAGACGGCCGAAGTATTTGTGCCTCACCCCTTCGCGAAAGAGCCAGGCGCCCGCCTGTATCGCACCGGCGACATGGCCCATCATCTGCCGAACGGTGTCATTCAGTTCATCGGCCGGATGGATCATCAGGTCAAAGTGCGTGGGTTTAGAATCGAGCTGGGTGAAATCGAGTCGCAACTCCTTGCGCACCCGGACGTGCATGAGGCTGCAGTCGTGACGAGTGAAGATGCCAGGGGAGACAAACGGCTCGTCGCGTATGCGGCGGGACGCGCGTCCAGCGAAGCCCTGCGCGAGTTTTTACGCGGGCGATTGCCGGAGTATATGGTGCCGTCCGTTATCGTCGTGTTGGAGTCGCTGCCCCGCAACGCCAATGGCAAGCTGGATCGCCGCGCATTGCCGGTCCCGGCTGGCCGGGATCCGCAACAGGCGTTCGTGGCACCCCGCACGGATATGGAAGCAAGGTTTGCACGCGAGTGGGCGGAGGTGCTCGGTCTGCCGCACGTGGGCATTCATGACAACTTTTTCGATCTCGGTGGCCACTCATTGACTGCGGTACAGCTGGTGTCCCGTATCCAACGGATGATCGGGAACCCGATCGCCCTGCTGGATCTGTTCCAAGCTCCAACAGTCGCGGGCTTGGCGCAACGGATCTCCGGTCAAGCCGAAGCGGCGTCTTCTCCGTTCGTGGTGTTTCAAGCCGGACGTGGTGGCGCGCCGCTGTTCTGTTTCGATCCGACGGGGACGCACGTCTCCGCTTATCAACCACTCGCCTATGCGTTGGGTGAAGACCGGCCCGTCTACGGATTGGCCTTGAGCTGGATCTTCTCGGAACCGTGGAATGCCCTGTCGATGGACCTGATCGCGGCGCGCTACACCGCCATCATCCGCGAGCGACAACCGGACGGGCCGTATCATCTTCTCGGATGGTCCAATGGAGGGGCCGTCGCCTTGGCTGTGGGGCGTTTACTCGAGCAGCAGGGGCAGTCCCTCGCATTTCTGGGCATTCTGGATACACAACCACAGGCGGCATCCGAGTCTACGGCCTCGGTTAGTGAGGAGCTGGACCATTATATCCAGGGCGACCGCAGGGAGGCCTTCCTGGTGCTGCCAGAGGCCGAACGGCAGGCGTTGAAGGACGAGCTGGCGCGGTTGAGCGAGGAAGAGCGGGTGGAACATGCGATTCGATGGGCTCAAGACCGCAAGCTGCTGTCCCGGGAAGAGTCCGACGCGTCCATCGACGCGCTGAAGGTCGGCTACGCCTTGGACCGGGAGACAGTCAGAATTCTGAACGCTGTTGTGCAGGATCCCTTACGGGCGCCGATCCATGCCTGGTGGACCAGCGCAACCCTGAGCAAATTCGGAGCAGCGCCGGTCGACTGGTCACGGTGTACCAACGGTCTTGTAGAAATAGGAACGGTTCTCGGCGAACACACGGATGCGGTCCGGAGCGTTCAGGTCCATCAGCAGATCGGTGAAATTCTATCGCGATTCGATGGAGTCCCGCAGCGTCGCTGA